A region of Bacteroidetes Order II. bacterium DNA encodes the following proteins:
- a CDS encoding YigZ family protein, with amino-acid sequence MANHVIKQGAVLDTYTTTQYPAHVEIPKIKGSRFIGEALPLEEIGMVPEMLKVIQKREYNASHWCWAYRFGVDPVEVRSNDDGEPSGSAGLPILRQIERSGFTSVLVVVTRYFGGTKLGTGGLVRAYGEAAEAVLQICAPKEVILRKEVRLAFAYPDTSAAMHCIQQFDAPIIQTQYSDLTELTVAVRNSQVEALKTNFIEALRGKGHVSYP; translated from the coding sequence TAAAGCAAGGAGCTGTTCTGGACACCTATACAACCACCCAGTATCCAGCTCACGTTGAAATTCCCAAAATCAAGGGTTCTCGCTTTATTGGCGAGGCTCTTCCCCTGGAAGAAATCGGGATGGTTCCGGAAATGTTAAAGGTGATTCAAAAGCGAGAATACAATGCCTCTCATTGGTGTTGGGCGTATCGTTTTGGGGTAGATCCGGTGGAGGTGCGGAGCAATGATGATGGAGAACCGAGCGGGAGTGCGGGTTTACCGATTCTCCGGCAGATCGAACGAAGCGGTTTTACGTCGGTTTTGGTGGTGGTGACACGGTATTTTGGCGGAACCAAGTTGGGAACGGGCGGATTGGTTCGTGCCTATGGCGAGGCGGCGGAAGCGGTCTTGCAAATATGTGCACCTAAAGAAGTGATCCTTCGCAAAGAGGTTCGGTTGGCCTTTGCCTATCCAGATACCTCGGCGGCCATGCACTGCATTCAGCAATTCGATGCGCCGATTATTCAAACCCAATATTCGGACCTAACCGAATTGACCGTTGCAGTACGCAATTCGCAAGTGGAAGCATTGAAAACCAATTTTATAGAGGCATTGCGTGGAAAAGGACACGTTTCCTACCCATAA
- a CDS encoding glucose-1-phosphate adenylyltransferase: MRHGLYVNAGTQDRKIKMLGLILGGGVGSRLYPLTKDRSKPAVPIGGKFRLIDIPISNCLNSGVRRIFVLTQFNSASLNQHIKNAYHFDSFTHGFVDILAAEQTYKSDQWFQGTADAVRQSMHHLENHDYDYILILSGDQLYQMSFEDMAEAHIASGADLTIATIPVNAKDATSFGIMKVDETQSINRFIEKPKSDVLADWASEVPEKQRSEGKVYLASMGIYIFNRSTLKDLFKRYPEATDFGKNIIPIAIENGLKVSSYLYDGYWTDIGNIQSFYEANLEMTNPISQFDLYDKENPVYTRRRNLPTSKLMGTQIWQSILAEGTIIDAKEIVHSVVGVRSRIGKDTVIKDSIIMGHDYYETLDQINHSGSIPMGIGHSCYIERAIVDKNARIGNTVIIRGAPGLPNKEEEGYSIVDGIVIIKKKAIIPSGTVIGAV, from the coding sequence ATGAGACACGGACTGTATGTAAATGCCGGCACGCAAGACCGAAAAATCAAGATGCTCGGCCTCATTCTGGGCGGTGGCGTAGGCTCCCGTCTGTACCCCCTCACCAAAGACCGCTCTAAACCAGCAGTTCCCATCGGGGGGAAGTTTCGGTTAATAGATATTCCGATCTCTAATTGCCTAAATTCGGGGGTGCGCCGCATCTTTGTCCTTACGCAATTCAACTCGGCCTCGCTGAATCAGCATATTAAAAATGCTTACCACTTCGATTCCTTCACGCATGGCTTTGTGGATATTTTGGCGGCAGAACAGACCTACAAAAGTGACCAATGGTTTCAAGGAACAGCCGACGCCGTGCGCCAATCCATGCACCACCTCGAAAACCACGACTACGACTACATCCTCATTCTTTCCGGAGACCAACTCTACCAAATGAGTTTCGAGGACATGGCCGAGGCTCACATTGCATCTGGCGCCGACCTGACCATTGCCACGATTCCGGTGAATGCCAAAGATGCCACTTCCTTTGGGATTATGAAGGTAGATGAAACGCAATCCATTAATCGTTTTATCGAAAAACCCAAATCAGATGTTTTGGCAGACTGGGCCTCCGAAGTCCCGGAAAAACAACGGAGTGAGGGAAAGGTGTACTTGGCCTCTATGGGAATTTACATCTTCAACCGAAGCACCCTGAAAGACCTCTTTAAAAGATATCCGGAAGCCACGGATTTTGGCAAGAACATTATTCCAATAGCCATTGAAAACGGACTCAAGGTCTCGAGTTATTTATATGATGGTTATTGGACAGACATCGGTAACATTCAGTCTTTTTATGAGGCCAACCTTGAAATGACCAATCCGATTTCACAGTTCGACCTCTACGATAAGGAAAATCCGGTCTATACCCGCAGAAGAAACCTTCCTACCTCTAAACTGATGGGAACCCAGATTTGGCAATCCATTTTGGCAGAAGGAACCATTATTGACGCCAAAGAGATTGTCCATTCGGTGGTTGGGGTTCGCTCAAGAATTGGGAAAGACACCGTAATCAAAGATTCGATCATCATGGGTCATGATTATTACGAAACCTTAGACCAAATCAATCACTCAGGCTCTATTCCTATGGGGATTGGGCATAGCTGTTACATTGAACGGGCCATCGTAGATAAAAATGCCCGTATTGGCAATACCGTCATTATTCGCGGGGCACCCGGCCTGCCCAACAAAGAGGAAGAAGGATACAGCATTGTGGATGGTATTGTGATCATCAAGAAAAAAGCCATTATTCCCAGTGGAACTGTCATCGGCGCGGTTTAG